In the genome of Pongo pygmaeus isolate AG05252 chromosome 9, NHGRI_mPonPyg2-v2.0_pri, whole genome shotgun sequence, one region contains:
- the MTA2 gene encoding metastasis-associated protein MTA2 isoform X1 encodes MAANMYRVGDYVYFENSSSNPYLVRRIEELNKTANGNVEAKVVCLFRRRDISSSLNSLADSNAREFEEESKQPGVSEQQRHQLKHRELFLSRQFESLPATHIRGKCSVTLLNETDILSQYLEKEDCFFYSLVFDPVQKTLLADQGEIRVGCKYQAEIPDRLAEGESDHRNQQKMEMKVWDPDNPLTDRQIDQFLVVARAVGTFARALDCSSSIRQPSLHMSAAAASRDITLFHAMDTLQRNGYDLAKAMSTLVPQGGPVLCRDEMEEWSASEAMLFEEALEKYGKDFNDIRQDFLPWKSLASIVQFYYMWKTTDRYIQQKRLKAAEADSKLKQVYIPTYTKPNPNQIISVGSKPGMNGAGFQKGLTCESCHTTQSAQWYAWGPPNMQCRLCASCWIYWKKYGGLKTPTQLEGATRGTTEPHSRGHLSRPEAQSLSPYTTSANRAKLLAKNRQTFLLQTTKLTRLARRMCRDLLQPRRAARRPYAPINANAIKAECSIRLPKAAKTPLKIHPLVRLPLATIVKDLVAQAPLKPKTPRGTKTPINRNQLSQNRGLGSIMVKRAYETMAGAGVPFSANGRPLASGIRSSSQPAAKRQKLNPADAPNPVVFVATKDTRALRKALTHLEMRRAARRPNLPLKVKPTLIAVRPPVPLPAPSHPASTNEPIVLED; translated from the exons GGGAGTTTGAAGAGGAATCAAAGCAGCCAGGGGTGTCTGAGCAGCAGCGCCATCAACTGAAGCACCGGGAACTTTTTCTTTCTCGGCAATTTGAATCATTACCAGCCACCCACATACG GGGGAAATGCAGTGTGACCCTCTTGAATGAGACAGATATCTTGAGCCAGTACCTGGAAAAGGAG GACTGCTTTTTTTACTCACTGGTGTTTGACCCTGTGCAGAAGACACTTCTAGCTGATCAGGGCGAGATTAGAGTTGGTTGCAAATACCAAGCTGAGATCCCAGATCGCCTAGCAGAGG GAGAATCTGATCATCGGAACCAACAGAAGATGGAGATGAAGGTCTGGGACCCAGACAACCCTCTCACAGACCGGCAGATCGACCAGTTTCTCGTGGTGGCCCG AGCTGTGGGAACCTTTGCAAGAGCCCTAGATTGCAGCAGCTCCATTCGGCAGCCAAGCTTGCACATGAGTGCAGCTGCTGCCTCCCGAGATATCACCCTG TTTCATGCCATGGATACCTTGCAAAGGAACGGCTACGACCTGGCTAAGGCCATGTCGACCCTGGTACCCCAGGGAGGCCCGGTGCTGTGTCGGGATGAGATGGAGGAATGGTCAGCCTCAGAGGCCATGCTATTTGAGGAGGCCCTAGAGAAGTATGGGAAGGACTTCAATGATATTCGCCAGGATTTT CTACCCTGGAAGTCACTTGCCAGCATAGTCCAGTTTTATTACATGTGGAAAACCACAGACCGGTATATTCAGCAG AAAAGATTGAAAGCTGCTGAAGCAGACAGCAAACTGAAACAGGTCTACATCCCCACCTA CACTAAGCCAAACCCTAACCAGATCATTTCTGTGGGTTCAAAACCTGGCATGAATGGGGCTGGATTTCAGAAGGGCCTGACTTGTGAGAGTTGCCACA CCACGCAGTCTGCTCAGTGGTATGCCTGGGGCCCACCTAACATGCAGTGCCGCCTTTGTGCTTCCTGTTGGATCTACTGGAAGAAGTATGGGGGACTGAAGACCCCAACTCAGCTTGAGGGGGCCACTCGGGGCACCACG GAGCCACATTCAAGGGGTCATTTGTCCAGACCTGAAGCTCAAAGTCTCTCTCCTTACACAACCAGCGCCAACCGGGCCAAGCTACTGGCTAAGAACAGGCAAACTTTCCTGCTTCAGACCACAAAGCTGACCCGTCTTGCCAGACGCATGTGCAGGGACCTATTACAGCCAAGGAGGGCTGCCCGACGGCCTTATGCTCCTATCAATGCCAATGCCATCAAAGCAGAGT GCTCCATTCGACTTCCTAAGGCCGCCAAGACTCCATTGAAGATTCACCCTCTGGTGCGGCTGCCCCTGGCAACTATCGTCAAAGATCTGG tgGCCCAGGCACCCCTGAAACCAAAAACACCCCGGGGTACCAAGACCCCGATCAACAGAAACCAGCTGTCCCAGAACCGGGGACTGGGGAGCATTATGGTGAAACGGGCCTATGAGACT ATGGCAGGGGCAGGGGTTCCTTTCTCTGCCAATGGAAGGCCTCTGGCTTCAGGGATTCGTTCAAGCTCACAGCCAGCAGCCAAGCGTCAGAAACTAAACCCAGCTGATGCCCCCAATCCTGTGGTGTTTGTGGCCACAAAGGATACCAG GGCCCTACGGAAGGCTCTGACCCATCTGGAAATGCGGCGAGCTGCTCGCCGACCCAACTTGCCCCTGAAGGTGAAGCCAACGCTGATTGCAGTGCGGCCCCCTGTCCCTCTACCTGCACCCTCACATCCTGCCAGCACCAATGAGCCTATTGTCCTGGAGGACTGA
- the MTA2 gene encoding metastasis-associated protein MTA2 isoform X2, with product MEMKVWDPDNPLTDRQIDQFLVVARAVGTFARALDCSSSIRQPSLHMSAAAASRDITLFHAMDTLQRNGYDLAKAMSTLVPQGGPVLCRDEMEEWSASEAMLFEEALEKYGKDFNDIRQDFLPWKSLASIVQFYYMWKTTDRYIQQKRLKAAEADSKLKQVYIPTYTKPNPNQIISVGSKPGMNGAGFQKGLTCESCHTTQSAQWYAWGPPNMQCRLCASCWIYWKKYGGLKTPTQLEGATRGTTEPHSRGHLSRPEAQSLSPYTTSANRAKLLAKNRQTFLLQTTKLTRLARRMCRDLLQPRRAARRPYAPINANAIKAECSIRLPKAAKTPLKIHPLVRLPLATIVKDLVAQAPLKPKTPRGTKTPINRNQLSQNRGLGSIMVKRAYETMAGAGVPFSANGRPLASGIRSSSQPAAKRQKLNPADAPNPVVFVATKDTRALRKALTHLEMRRAARRPNLPLKVKPTLIAVRPPVPLPAPSHPASTNEPIVLED from the exons ATGGAGATGAAGGTCTGGGACCCAGACAACCCTCTCACAGACCGGCAGATCGACCAGTTTCTCGTGGTGGCCCG AGCTGTGGGAACCTTTGCAAGAGCCCTAGATTGCAGCAGCTCCATTCGGCAGCCAAGCTTGCACATGAGTGCAGCTGCTGCCTCCCGAGATATCACCCTG TTTCATGCCATGGATACCTTGCAAAGGAACGGCTACGACCTGGCTAAGGCCATGTCGACCCTGGTACCCCAGGGAGGCCCGGTGCTGTGTCGGGATGAGATGGAGGAATGGTCAGCCTCAGAGGCCATGCTATTTGAGGAGGCCCTAGAGAAGTATGGGAAGGACTTCAATGATATTCGCCAGGATTTT CTACCCTGGAAGTCACTTGCCAGCATAGTCCAGTTTTATTACATGTGGAAAACCACAGACCGGTATATTCAGCAG AAAAGATTGAAAGCTGCTGAAGCAGACAGCAAACTGAAACAGGTCTACATCCCCACCTA CACTAAGCCAAACCCTAACCAGATCATTTCTGTGGGTTCAAAACCTGGCATGAATGGGGCTGGATTTCAGAAGGGCCTGACTTGTGAGAGTTGCCACA CCACGCAGTCTGCTCAGTGGTATGCCTGGGGCCCACCTAACATGCAGTGCCGCCTTTGTGCTTCCTGTTGGATCTACTGGAAGAAGTATGGGGGACTGAAGACCCCAACTCAGCTTGAGGGGGCCACTCGGGGCACCACG GAGCCACATTCAAGGGGTCATTTGTCCAGACCTGAAGCTCAAAGTCTCTCTCCTTACACAACCAGCGCCAACCGGGCCAAGCTACTGGCTAAGAACAGGCAAACTTTCCTGCTTCAGACCACAAAGCTGACCCGTCTTGCCAGACGCATGTGCAGGGACCTATTACAGCCAAGGAGGGCTGCCCGACGGCCTTATGCTCCTATCAATGCCAATGCCATCAAAGCAGAGT GCTCCATTCGACTTCCTAAGGCCGCCAAGACTCCATTGAAGATTCACCCTCTGGTGCGGCTGCCCCTGGCAACTATCGTCAAAGATCTGG tgGCCCAGGCACCCCTGAAACCAAAAACACCCCGGGGTACCAAGACCCCGATCAACAGAAACCAGCTGTCCCAGAACCGGGGACTGGGGAGCATTATGGTGAAACGGGCCTATGAGACT ATGGCAGGGGCAGGGGTTCCTTTCTCTGCCAATGGAAGGCCTCTGGCTTCAGGGATTCGTTCAAGCTCACAGCCAGCAGCCAAGCGTCAGAAACTAAACCCAGCTGATGCCCCCAATCCTGTGGTGTTTGTGGCCACAAAGGATACCAG GGCCCTACGGAAGGCTCTGACCCATCTGGAAATGCGGCGAGCTGCTCGCCGACCCAACTTGCCCCTGAAGGTGAAGCCAACGCTGATTGCAGTGCGGCCCCCTGTCCCTCTACCTGCACCCTCACATCCTGCCAGCACCAATGAGCCTATTGTCCTGGAGGACTGA